Proteins from a genomic interval of Polaribacter sp. Q13:
- a CDS encoding 1-phosphofructokinase family hexose kinase, whose translation MKVVTLTINPALDKSAKVAEMTPFDKLECSDITYHPGGGGINISRVLHRLSIESHCVFPYGGKTGEHLKDLLVDQQVNVFATPISIWTRENFAVFEVKTGLQYRFGMPTASFSEAEMENVEKLINEQVATNDIFVISGSLPKGLPTDYYSKIIKSLKAKDVKVIVDTSGPVFNEVLKNELFLIKPNQKELARLAGKDSLNKEEQEAFAMQLVTNKTAQYVVVSLGKDGAFMAHKNGVEYVTAPVISVKSTIGAGDSMVAGLIYAITQNESPKNILRWGVACGVSATLSEGSDLAHKENIEKVLKLL comes from the coding sequence ATGAAAGTTGTAACCCTTACTATAAACCCTGCTTTAGACAAAAGTGCTAAAGTGGCAGAAATGACACCTTTTGATAAGCTAGAATGTTCAGATATTACCTATCATCCAGGAGGAGGCGGAATCAATATTTCTAGAGTATTACACAGACTGTCTATAGAAAGTCATTGTGTATTTCCTTACGGTGGTAAAACGGGCGAGCACTTAAAAGACTTATTAGTAGACCAACAGGTTAACGTTTTTGCAACACCAATCTCTATTTGGACAAGAGAAAATTTTGCTGTTTTTGAAGTAAAAACAGGCTTACAATATAGATTCGGAATGCCTACGGCTTCTTTTTCAGAAGCTGAAATGGAAAATGTAGAAAAATTAATAAATGAGCAAGTAGCTACCAACGATATTTTTGTAATTAGTGGAAGTTTACCAAAAGGATTGCCCACAGATTATTACTCCAAAATTATTAAAAGTTTAAAAGCAAAAGACGTTAAAGTAATTGTAGATACTTCTGGACCTGTTTTTAACGAAGTTTTAAAAAACGAGTTGTTTTTAATTAAACCCAACCAAAAAGAATTGGCAAGGTTAGCAGGTAAAGACTCTTTAAATAAAGAAGAACAAGAAGCTTTTGCCATGCAACTTGTTACAAATAAAACAGCACAATATGTAGTGGTTTCTTTAGGGAAAGACGGTGCGTTTATGGCACATAAAAACGGTGTAGAATACGTTACGGCACCCGTAATTTCTGTAAAAAGTACCATTGGTGCAGGAGACAGTATGGTTGCAGGGTTAATTTACGCCATTACCCAAAACGAATCACCAAAAAACATTTTACGTTGGGGCGTTGCCTGTGGCGTATCTGCAACTCTAAGTGAAGGATCAGATTTGGCACACAAAGAAAATATAGAGAAAGTTTTAAAATTACTATAA
- the leuC gene encoding 3-isopropylmalate dehydratase large subunit: protein MANTLFDKVWDSHVVRQVKDGPDVFFIDRHFIHEVTSPVAFLGLESRGNSVVYPARTFATADHNTPTINQHLPVADPLSANQLDALENNAKKHGISHWGLGDINNGIVHVVGPENGITLPGATIVCGDSHTSTHGAFGAIAFGIGTSEVEMVLSTQCIMQPKPKSMRINVNGKLGLGVTPKDVALYIIAKQTTSGATGYFVEYAGDVFEDMSMEGRMTVCNLSIEMGARGGMIAPDTKTYEYLKGRAQTPKGADWDKAMKYWETLYTEKGAEFDVEFNYDAADIEPMITYGTNPGMGMGVTKSIPLAESVEGGVDTYRKSLGYMSFNEGDSMIGKEIDFVFLGSCTNGRIEDFRGFCSIVKGRQKAPNVTAWLVPGSHKVVDQIKAEGLDKIITDAGFVLREPGCSACLAMNDDKIPSGKLSVSTSNRNFEGRQGPGSRTLLASPLVAAASAVSGVVTDPRTLLVG from the coding sequence ATGGCAAATACATTATTTGACAAAGTATGGGATTCACACGTTGTTCGTCAAGTTAAAGACGGACCAGATGTGTTTTTTATAGATCGTCATTTTATCCACGAAGTTACAAGTCCCGTAGCTTTCTTAGGTTTAGAAAGTAGAGGAAACAGTGTTGTATATCCTGCGCGAACATTCGCAACAGCAGATCACAACACACCAACCATAAACCAACATTTACCTGTTGCAGATCCTTTATCTGCAAATCAGTTAGATGCTCTAGAAAACAATGCAAAAAAGCATGGTATTTCTCACTGGGGTTTAGGAGATATTAATAACGGAATTGTACATGTTGTAGGTCCAGAAAACGGAATTACATTACCTGGAGCGACAATTGTTTGTGGAGATTCTCATACATCTACGCATGGTGCTTTTGGTGCTATTGCTTTTGGTATTGGAACTTCGGAAGTAGAAATGGTGTTGTCTACGCAATGTATTATGCAACCAAAACCTAAATCCATGCGTATTAACGTAAACGGTAAATTAGGTTTAGGTGTAACGCCTAAAGATGTTGCTTTATATATTATTGCAAAGCAAACAACTTCTGGAGCAACAGGTTATTTTGTTGAATATGCAGGAGATGTTTTTGAAGACATGTCTATGGAAGGTCGTATGACTGTGTGTAACTTATCTATAGAGATGGGAGCACGTGGAGGTATGATTGCACCAGATACTAAAACATATGAATATTTAAAAGGTCGTGCTCAAACTCCTAAGGGAGCAGATTGGGACAAAGCCATGAAATATTGGGAAACTTTATATACAGAAAAAGGCGCAGAATTTGATGTTGAATTTAATTATGATGCAGCAGATATTGAACCAATGATTACTTACGGAACAAACCCAGGAATGGGAATGGGGGTAACTAAATCAATTCCTTTAGCAGAAAGTGTAGAAGGTGGAGTAGATACTTACAGAAAATCATTAGGATATATGTCTTTTAACGAAGGTGATTCTATGATTGGTAAAGAAATTGACTTTGTATTCTTAGGTTCTTGTACAAATGGACGTATAGAAGACTTTAGAGGTTTTTGTTCTATTGTAAAAGGAAGACAAAAAGCACCTAATGTTACGGCTTGGTTAGTACCAGGATCACATAAAGTAGTAGATCAAATAAAAGCAGAAGGTTTAGATAAGATTATTACAGACGCAGGTTTTGTTTTAAGAGAACCAGGTTGTTCGGCTTGTTTGGCAATGAATGATGATAAAATTCCTTCAGGAAAATTATCAGTTTCAACATCAAACAGAAACTTCGAAGGAAGACAAGGACCAGGATCTAGAACATTACTAGCTTCACCTTTAGTGGCTGCAGCATCTGCAGTTAGCGGAGTAGTAACGGATCCTAGAACATTGCTAGTAGGCTAG